The following proteins are co-located in the Acanthochromis polyacanthus isolate Apoly-LR-REF ecotype Palm Island chromosome 7, KAUST_Apoly_ChrSc, whole genome shotgun sequence genome:
- the tmem127 gene encoding transmembrane protein 127 produces the protein MYAPPGSTVPGGRRRRGGTSLPKQPERSLVSALPGALSITALCTALAEPAWLRVHGGTCPRQELGVAHVLGYIDPKLLDDYCVNPQTILLLRVIAAFCFLGILCSLTAFLLDVFGPKHPALKITRRYAFAHILTVLQCATVIGFCYWASELILSLQQQHKKYHGSLIYVTFAISFYLVAGAGGASILATAANLLRHYPTEEEEQALELLSEMEDSSETFPADYDIANQFQPPPAYTP, from the exons ATGTATGCCCCGCCGGGTTCTACTGTTCCTGGAGgccggaggaggagagggggcaCCTCCCTGCCCAAACAGCCGGAGCGCAGCCTGGTGTCGGCTCTGCCCGGAGCTCTGTCCATCACAGCGCTGTGTACGGCTCTGGCTGAACCCGCCTGGCTCCGTGTCCATGGAGGCACCTGTCCGAGGCAAGAGCTGGGGGTGGCACACGTCCTGGGGTACATTGACCCTAAGCTTCTGGATG ATTACTGTGTGAACCCGCAGACCATCTTGCTGCTGAGGGTAATCGCTGCCTTCTGTTTCCTGGGCATCCTCTGCAGTCTGACTGCTTTCCTCTTGGATGTGTTTGGACCCAAGCACCCAGCCCTCAAGATCACACGCAGATATGCTTTTGCACATATTCTTACAG TGTTGCAGTGTGCCACAGTCATAGGGTTTTGCTACTGGGCCTCGGAGCTGATCCTGTCTctacagcagcaacacaaaaagTACCATGGGTCCCTCATATATGTCACGTTTGCCATCAGCTTCTACCTGGTGGCTGGCGCGGGCGGAGCGTCTATCCTCGCCACGGCTGCAAACCTCTTGCGCCATTACCccactgaggaggaggagcaggccCTAGAGCTGCTCTCGGAGATGGAGGACAGCAGTGAAACTTTTCCTGCCGATTATGACATTGCAAATCAGTTTCAGCCACCGCCTGCCTACACGCCCTAA